TTCGAGCTGCCGAAGATGCCAAAACCATGCTGGGTGATGGAGATATTGTCTATTTGAAATCTTTCCGTGAAGAGTTCGTTGATGAAGGGCAATGGGTTGTATTCAAGACAATGAAGGATGTTTATCATCCAAAGACCAAGGAACGGCTGGGCGACCTCGTGAATGTTCTCGGACTCATAGAGGTCACTCATGCCGATAAGGACTCGGCAACAGCGCAGATTGTCCACTCAAAGGAACCGATTTCCAGGTCGGATTACATTATTTCAGTTGAAAACCTGTTTAAGAAGGTTGATCTGAGCGACCAGGCCCTTCCTGAAAACACAGAAGGGACTATTGTGGAGGTTCGGGACAATCGCAGAAGCAATGCGCAGCATGATATTGTTTACATTGATTACGGGAGAAATGACGGCGTGGTGCGTGGTGACCGGTTTTCGATCATTCACAGTGGACAACGGAGTGATTTTCGTTTGTCCAGAAAGGCAGTCGGTCTTCCTCATCGTGAAGTGGGTGTTTTGGTCGTTCTTTCCACGCAGGATCGGACCGCGACCGCACGCATTGTAGAAAGCAAAGAACCGATATCCAAAGGAGATTCCATCCTGTTCCTATCCTCAAGATAATCCTTCCATAAAAACCGTTTTCTCTGCAATGACATTCCGGTTGACTCCGGTAGTTGGCTATGTTAAGAATAGTAAACTCATGATAACATTGGGTTTCTGTCAGCACAGCTTGATTCCTTTTAATCCGTATCCACGGACTTACAGGATTTGCGAACAGACCTCAGTTTGTCTCTTAATGGTGTCTGGCTCTTTTAAGGAGAAGGATGATGAAACTATCCGGGTCTCAAATACTCATCGAATGTCTCAGGAAGGAAAATGTTAAGGTCGTCTTTGCTTATCCGGGCGGAGTGAATCTTCCCATTTTTGATGTTCTTTACGATGAAAAAGAGATCGAGGTTATTCTCTGTCGACATGAGCAGGGAGGAACTCACATGGCGGAAGGGTATGCCCGGGTGACAGGGCGTCCCGGCGTTGTCCTGGTGACTTCGGGGCCAGGCGCAACCAATACGGTGACGGCCATTGCCGATGCTTATATGGATTCGACGCCTCTGGTTGTATTGACCGGCCAGGTCCCAACACAATCCATCGGAAACGATGCCTTTCAGGAGGCAGACGTCGTCGGGATTACGCGTCCATGCACGAAATACAATATACTGGTCAAAGATGTTAATGATCTCGCGAAGGCGGTGAAAGAGGCCTTTTATATCGCAACCTCCGGACGTCCCGGTCCTGTATTGGTTGATCTTCCGAAAGATGTTGTCTTGGCGAAGACTGAGTTCAAATACCCCGATAAGGTTTATATTAGAAGCTACTCGCCCAACTACAAAGGGAATAAATGGCAGATTAAGCAGGCAGCCGAAAGTATTATGAAAGCAAGAAGGCCGGTCATTTATGCGGGTGGCGGGGTTCTTGCTTCCGGCGCATCTCAGGAGCTGCTGGATCTGGCCGAGGGTATGCAGGTCCCGGTAACGCAGACACTCATGGGTTTAGGGGGATTCCCGGGGACTCACCCCTTGTCGTTAGGGATGTTGGGAATGCATGGCACCTATTGGGCGAATATGTCTATTCATCATTCCGATTTGATCATTGCCGTGGGTTCCCGCTTTGACGACAGGGTAACCGGCCGGGTGGCTGACTTTGCTCCGGGGGCCAAGATTATCCATATTGACATCGATCCGACATCGATCCATAAGGTTATCAAAGCAGACATCCCGATTGTGGGAGATGTCAAGGTTATCTTGAGTGGCCTCAACCAGATTTTAAAATTTTCCGAGAATGGGCAATCGGGAAAGAATCAAGCCTGGTTGTCTCAAATCTCAGATTGGAGAAAAGAACATCCACTGGCATATGACCAGGGAGACAAGATCATTAAGCCACAATATGTGATCGAAAGAATATATGAGGCCACCCGAGGGAAGGCCATTGTCTCAACAGACGTGGGTCAGCACCAGATGTGGGTGGCGCAGTATTACAAGTTTGACCGGCCGAGAACCTTTCCAAATTCGGGTGGTCTGGGGACGATGGGCTATGGGCTTCCCGCCGCGATCGGGGCGCAAAAGGCCTTTCCGGATGACCTGGTTTTTTGTGTCGCTGGGGATGGGAGCATTGTCATGAATATCCAGGAGATGGCGACGGCTGTAAGCTACAACCTTCCGGTCAAGATTGCGGTGATTAACAACAAGTACCTTGGCATGGTGCGTCAATGGCAGGAGCTCTTTTATGATCGACGCTACTCATCCAGTTATCTAGGAGACGGACCTGACTTTGTCAAACTGGCCGAGGCCTTCGGGGCCGTGGGTCTACGCGCAAAAGAGATCGGGGAGGTGGATCAGG
This genomic stretch from Candidatus Manganitrophaceae bacterium harbors:
- the ilvB gene encoding biosynthetic-type acetolactate synthase large subunit, producing MKLSGSQILIECLRKENVKVVFAYPGGVNLPIFDVLYDEKEIEVILCRHEQGGTHMAEGYARVTGRPGVVLVTSGPGATNTVTAIADAYMDSTPLVVLTGQVPTQSIGNDAFQEADVVGITRPCTKYNILVKDVNDLAKAVKEAFYIATSGRPGPVLVDLPKDVVLAKTEFKYPDKVYIRSYSPNYKGNKWQIKQAAESIMKARRPVIYAGGGVLASGASQELLDLAEGMQVPVTQTLMGLGGFPGTHPLSLGMLGMHGTYWANMSIHHSDLIIAVGSRFDDRVTGRVADFAPGAKIIHIDIDPTSIHKVIKADIPIVGDVKVILSGLNQILKFSENGQSGKNQAWLSQISDWRKEHPLAYDQGDKIIKPQYVIERIYEATRGKAIVSTDVGQHQMWVAQYYKFDRPRTFPNSGGLGTMGYGLPAAIGAQKAFPDDLVFCVAGDGSIVMNIQEMATAVSYNLPVKIAVINNKYLGMVRQWQELFYDRRYSSSYLGDGPDFVKLAEAFGAVGLRAKEIGEVDQVLQEALAVKGPVMMDFQVDEEENCYPMVPAGAAIHEMVFSDPEEAEPKKQGEKEQKKADGVLTA